One Campylobacter magnus genomic window carries:
- a CDS encoding sensor histidine kinase — MPKVKYYLPVLLLYMITSVIFAAVFAGIFYQQKKDELLSASIAFLRSEASVISHALRKGYLDERGGFRDYETVIFDAKRGKFLAREFEPDFEYVFELFKSQTPSKKAARAGHKFDENFSARAIRDFQLDFKSEFNATKEPKPRRLLFFVTDERYVYYFDGRDGISVLLRSNEFAHELSALKSWLFILCACASLAMCVVAYFIVRMSYAPLLRHINGLNTFITDTTHEINTPLSVILMSVEMFDKNPPKYLENIRLAARTLSMLYSDLSANLKAVPLSLGEFDVSAILKERVRFFELLAAKKNLEFSLDIPQNLVLKTDEYRISKIIDNLLSNAVKYSNKGEKIYINLNENGINVAQKGVVIPPEKMSKIYDKFTRFDSTNGGFGVGLSLVKTYCCELGYSINCTSSEEQTKFCVSFKKA; from the coding sequence ATGCCAAAAGTAAAATACTATCTACCAGTTTTACTACTTTATATGATTACCAGTGTGATTTTTGCAGCTGTGTTTGCTGGTATTTTTTATCAGCAAAAAAAAGACGAGCTACTAAGTGCTAGCATTGCTTTCTTACGAAGTGAGGCTAGCGTGATTTCTCATGCTTTGCGCAAGGGCTATTTAGACGAGCGTGGCGGATTTAGAGATTATGAGACGGTGATTTTTGATGCCAAAAGAGGCAAGTTTTTAGCCCGTGAGTTTGAGCCTGATTTTGAGTATGTTTTTGAGCTTTTTAAAAGTCAAACTCCAAGCAAAAAGGCTGCTCGCGCAGGGCATAAATTTGATGAGAATTTTAGTGCGCGGGCTATAAGAGATTTTCAGCTTGATTTCAAAAGTGAATTTAACGCCACAAAAGAGCCAAAGCCTCGCAGACTGCTGTTTTTTGTAACAGATGAAAGGTATGTTTATTACTTTGATGGGCGAGATGGTATAAGTGTGCTGCTGCGCTCAAATGAGTTTGCTCACGAGCTCTCGGCTTTAAAATCTTGGCTTTTTATCCTTTGTGCTTGCGCCTCGCTTGCTATGTGCGTGGTGGCGTATTTCATCGTGCGTATGAGCTATGCGCCGCTGCTGCGCCACATAAATGGACTAAATACCTTTATCACAGATACCACGCATGAGATAAACACGCCACTTAGCGTGATACTAATGAGCGTGGAGATGTTTGATAAAAATCCACCAAAATACCTTGAAAACATTCGTCTAGCCGCTCGCACGCTCTCTATGCTCTACAGCGACCTCTCAGCAAATCTAAAAGCCGTGCCACTAAGCCTTGGCGAGTTTGATGTAAGTGCGATTTTAAAAGAAAGGGTGCGGTTTTTTGAGCTTTTGGCTGCTAAGAAAAACTTAGAGTTTAGCCTAGATATACCACAAAATCTAGTGCTAAAAACAGATGAATACCGCATAAGCAAAATCATAGATAATTTACTCTCAAATGCCGTAAAATACAGTAACAAAGGCGAGAAAATCTACATAAATCTAAATGAAAATGGCATAAATGTAGCGCAAAAAGGCGTGGTTATACCGCCTGAGAAAATGAGTAAAATCTATGATAAATTCACTCGCTTTGATAGCACAAACGGCGGCTTTGGCGTGGGACTAAGTCTAGTTAAAACCTACTGCTGCGAGCTAGGATATAGTATAAATTGCACCAGCAGCGAAGAGCAAACTAAGTTTTGCGTGAGCTTTAAAAAAGCCTAG
- a CDS encoding Fur family transcriptional regulator — protein sequence MFLLKMLKNEGLKATPQRLCVLKSLSSHTHPTIDELYATVRKEHPSISLATVYKNLATLVDARLVVEIAVPGQKTRYDIYEKEHIHIVCKHCGAVSDIFKEDAKMDTYQSHIEKQVGEEISSLNIIATISKCKKCS from the coding sequence ATGTTTTTACTAAAAATGTTAAAAAACGAAGGGCTAAAAGCCACTCCACAACGCCTATGCGTGCTAAAAAGCCTTAGTTCACACACACATCCTACTATAGATGAGCTTTATGCCACCGTGCGCAAAGAGCATCCTAGCATCTCGCTAGCCACAGTCTATAAAAACCTTGCTACTCTTGTAGATGCTAGACTCGTAGTAGAAATCGCAGTGCCAGGGCAAAAAACTCGCTATGATATCTACGAAAAAGAGCATATACATATAGTTTGTAAACACTGCGGCGCAGTAAGCGATATCTTTAAAGAAGATGCCAAAATGGACACATACCAAAGCCACATAGAAAAGCAAGTTGGCGAAGAAATCAGCTCACTAAATATCATCGCCACCATTTCAAAATGTAAAAAATGTAGCTAA
- the thyX gene encoding FAD-dependent thymidylate synthase has protein sequence MKITLLNHTPLWVCSNAIRTCYQSFEKGDKGGEKDKELIERVGNKMRHASTLEHLFYNFYIEGISRACLQELARHRIASLSVKSTRYTLKELRAESPFVPLHGICDKNSPSASLDELSALSAQGTGELLPHLPHTETKADFYGSDLAVRAKKYLVFTGDSMVDEFSILALENLRKVLAAGIKIDLAKYALPESYKTALSWSINARSLQNFLSLRSSASALWEIRNLANALFAALPEEHKYLFKDSMAES, from the coding sequence ATAAAAATAACTCTACTAAATCACACGCCGCTGTGGGTTTGCTCAAATGCGATTCGCACTTGCTATCAAAGCTTTGAAAAAGGCGATAAAGGCGGAGAGAAAGATAAAGAACTAATAGAGCGAGTGGGAAATAAAATGCGCCACGCAAGCACGCTAGAGCATCTTTTTTATAACTTCTACATTGAAGGAATTAGCCGTGCGTGCCTGCAAGAGCTTGCTCGCCATCGCATCGCAAGCCTTAGCGTAAAAAGCACACGCTACACGCTAAAAGAGCTTAGAGCTGAGAGCCCTTTTGTCCCATTGCATGGCATCTGCGATAAAAACTCGCCTAGTGCCTCGCTTGATGAGCTATCTGCTCTATCTGCGCAAGGCACCGGCGAGCTTTTGCCACATCTACCACACACTGAGACAAAAGCAGATTTTTATGGTAGCGATTTGGCTGTTAGGGCTAAAAAGTATTTGGTATTTACAGGCGATAGTATGGTGGATGAGTTTAGCATTTTAGCACTTGAAAACCTGCGCAAAGTCCTAGCTGCTGGCATAAAAATAGACCTTGCTAAATACGCCTTGCCTGAGAGCTACAAAACAGCACTTTCTTGGAGCATAAATGCTAGAAGCTTACAAAATTTCTTGTCTTTGCGAAGCTCAGCTTCTGCTCTTTGGGAGATTAGAAATTTGGCAAATGCTTTATTTGCCGCACTGCCTGAGGAGCATAAATATCTTTTTAAAGACAGCATGGCAGAGAGCTAA
- a CDS encoding pyridoxamine 5'-phosphate oxidase family protein, with product MRRKDRELSRDEALKIIDECEYAVISCVDSKGEIFSLPLSIVRENMSIFIHGATSGGKCENFINGRVCKIVAVSSNAVPKLSGEFFESIKDDHVKLGKYAFTTEYKSAIATTTAHLLSDKDAKLHALRLLSQKYCAAYMSAFDAATPPEVINHMNIFEFKITELSAKAKVIKPS from the coding sequence ATGCGTAGAAAAGATAGAGAATTAAGCAGAGACGAGGCTTTAAAAATCATTGATGAGTGCGAATATGCTGTAATTAGCTGCGTAGATAGCAAAGGCGAGATTTTTAGCCTGCCGCTCTCAATCGTGCGTGAGAATATGAGCATTTTCATACACGGAGCCACAAGCGGCGGCAAGTGTGAAAACTTTATAAACGGCAGAGTTTGTAAAATCGTAGCAGTTAGCAGCAATGCTGTCCCAAAGCTTAGCGGCGAGTTTTTTGAAAGTATAAAAGATGACCATGTTAAGCTTGGTAAATATGCCTTTACTACTGAGTATAAAAGTGCTATTGCTACTACCACTGCTCATTTGTTAAGTGATAAAGACGCAAAGCTTCACGCCCTGCGCCTACTTAGCCAAAAATACTGCGCAGCTTATATGAGTGCTTTTGATGCTGCTACGCCACCAGAGGTGATAAATCACATGAATATTTTTGAGTTTAAAATCACAGAGCTAAGCGCAAAAGCAAAGGTGATAAAACCTAGTTAA
- a CDS encoding molybdopterin molybdotransferase MoeA, with amino-acid sequence MKSYNETLNGFLASVSEPSSIEFVELKNALGRVLACDAKASSDYPAMLTAAMDGIACKSSDIKAGAKLRIISSLPAGSMPSDEVVANTCVKSFTGALMSEGSDTLVPLENLEFFTENNENYAIIKECVQAGFAVRQIGESYKKGEILLRSGSFIDYAAIAVLAELGIKQIGVYKKPKVALITTGSELVDIGLAKNPAQIYNSNAYALHALLENWGCESVMYPNIKDNENALKACLNKALSECDFIITTGGVSVGEFDFMRDFVRKSGEILVDKCAIKPGRHIKIARICGENSKVKKLVFALPGFSYSAITTAILFVRPYVYRLFGAKMDFEKTAVLAEDYELKRQLENFSAASLSVENGKLLISTKGKKQGSSAISTNLLDLAVLLRLSSPAKKGDIVRYIEI; translated from the coding sequence ATGAAAAGTTATAATGAGACTTTAAATGGTTTTTTAGCTAGTGTTAGTGAACCTAGTAGCATTGAGTTTGTAGAGCTTAAAAATGCTCTTGGTAGGGTTCTAGCCTGCGACGCAAAAGCAAGCAGTGATTATCCAGCTATGCTAACAGCAGCTATGGATGGAATAGCATGTAAAAGCAGCGATATAAAAGCAGGGGCAAAACTTCGCATTATTTCATCTTTGCCAGCTGGGAGTATGCCTAGTGATGAGGTTGTCGCAAATACTTGTGTAAAGAGCTTTACAGGGGCTTTGATGAGTGAGGGTAGCGATACGCTAGTTCCGCTTGAAAATCTAGAATTTTTTACTGAAAATAACGAAAATTACGCAATTATAAAAGAATGTGTCCAAGCTGGCTTTGCTGTAAGGCAAATCGGCGAGAGCTATAAAAAGGGCGAGATTTTGCTTCGCTCTGGCTCTTTTATAGACTACGCAGCTATTGCTGTATTAGCCGAGCTTGGAATAAAGCAAATAGGCGTGTATAAAAAGCCAAAAGTAGCCCTTATCACAACTGGCTCTGAGCTAGTGGATATTGGCCTTGCTAAAAACCCTGCGCAGATATATAATAGCAATGCTTATGCCCTACATGCCTTGCTAGAAAACTGGGGCTGTGAGAGCGTAATGTATCCAAACATAAAAGATAATGAAAATGCGCTAAAAGCGTGTTTAAACAAGGCTCTTAGCGAGTGCGATTTTATCATTACAACTGGCGGGGTGAGCGTTGGTGAGTTTGATTTTATGCGTGATTTTGTGCGAAAAAGCGGCGAAATTTTAGTAGATAAATGCGCTATAAAGCCAGGCCGTCATATAAAAATCGCTAGGATTTGTGGGGAAAACTCAAAGGTTAAAAAGCTTGTTTTTGCTTTGCCTGGGTTTTCGTATTCTGCGATTACGACTGCGATTTTGTTTGTGCGGCCTTATGTTTACAGGCTTTTTGGCGCAAAAATGGACTTTGAAAAAACAGCTGTTTTAGCAGAGGACTACGAGCTAAAAAGGCAGCTAGAAAACTTTAGCGCAGCAAGTTTAAGCGTAGAAAATGGCAAGCTTTTAATCAGCACCAAAGGCAAAAAGCAAGGCTCAAGCGCAATTAGCACAAATCTACTTGATTTAGCTGTGCTACTGCGCCTTAGCTCACCTGCTAAAAAGGGCGATATTGTAAGATATATAGAAATCTAG
- a CDS encoding MlaD family protein, with amino-acid sequence MESKNSYFLAGASFLIASIILVAFVLFMNSNHGEFSEEYLVRTGSLPAGVRKNSPVLSSGIPAGVVRDIYFVDKNQSTIEIKIGLKKNSPVSSDSVVQVITPLLGNQSTLNVTRGSGRAFDSDELRIIKLQEDSFERLEVSVLKITQKTEETLDKINKILGDENSGLVAFVGQMASKENSQNFKELLTNMKEFSQTLKGVDMKGMQDELKMLSKDVRLTSLSIKSTADSIKNKVDSGEFDFKAVIESTASELAITQKALRRTLAHIDNAFLRLEESPYDFFFLQQESK; translated from the coding sequence ATGGAAAGCAAAAACTCATATTTTCTAGCCGGTGCTAGCTTTTTGATAGCTTCGATTATACTAGTAGCTTTTGTGCTGTTTATGAACTCTAATCACGGTGAGTTTAGTGAAGAGTATCTTGTCCGCACCGGCTCTTTGCCTGCTGGCGTGCGAAAAAACAGCCCCGTGCTAAGCTCAGGAATTCCAGCTGGCGTTGTGCGTGATATTTATTTTGTAGATAAAAACCAAAGCACGATAGAAATAAAAATCGGGCTTAAGAAAAACTCGCCTGTAAGCAGTGATAGTGTGGTTCAAGTAATCACGCCACTTCTAGGCAATCAATCTACTTTAAATGTAACTCGTGGTAGTGGCAGGGCTTTTGATAGTGATGAGCTTCGCATTATAAAGCTACAAGAAGATAGCTTTGAGCGCCTTGAGGTTAGCGTGCTAAAAATCACGCAAAAAACAGAAGAGACCTTGGATAAAATAAACAAAATTCTAGGCGATGAAAATAGCGGTCTAGTAGCCTTTGTGGGGCAAATGGCTAGCAAAGAAAACTCGCAAAACTTCAAAGAACTGCTAACGAATATGAAAGAATTCTCGCAGACCCTAAAAGGTGTGGATATGAAAGGAATGCAAGATGAGCTAAAAATGCTAAGCAAAGATGTCCGCCTAACAAGCCTTAGCATAAAAAGCACCGCTGATTCTATAAAAAATAAGGTTGATAGTGGGGAGTTTGACTTTAAAGCTGTGATTGAAAGCACGGCTTCTGAGCTTGCTATCACGCAAAAAGCCTTGCGCCGCACGCTAGCGCATATTGATAATGCCTTTTTGCGCCTAGAAGAAAGCCCCTATGACTTTTTCTTTTTACAACAAGAAAGCAAATAA
- a CDS encoding ABC transporter ATP-binding protein, protein MIKAVNVSTAYGERLMQDKVSFSVKSGEIYGLLGGSGTGKTTLLKTMIYLNPPTTGDIFINGVNLWKSDEQTKNEMKKQMGVMFQFGALFSSLNVLENIGVMLKEYSDFSDKDIREIAKMWLLKVGLKKEAALLYPSELSGGMKKRVALARALVLSPKVLFLDEPNSGLDPASSRLLDRLICELREDLGITVVMVTHDIDSIFTILDRFLILEGHKIAYEGDLAGAKVMENNPLAGMFKLRS, encoded by the coding sequence ATGATAAAAGCAGTTAATGTAAGCACAGCTTATGGAGAGCGTCTAATGCAAGATAAAGTCAGTTTTAGCGTAAAAAGTGGCGAGATTTACGGGCTTTTGGGTGGTTCTGGCACAGGAAAAACCACGCTACTTAAAACCATGATATACCTTAACCCTCCTACGACTGGCGATATTTTTATAAATGGCGTAAATTTGTGGAAAAGCGATGAACAAACTAAAAATGAAATGAAAAAGCAAATGGGCGTGATGTTTCAGTTTGGCGCGCTTTTTAGTTCTCTTAATGTGCTTGAAAACATAGGCGTAATGCTAAAAGAATACAGCGATTTTAGTGATAAAGATATAAGAGAAATTGCTAAAATGTGGCTGCTTAAAGTAGGGCTAAAAAAAGAAGCCGCCTTGCTCTATCCTAGCGAGCTAAGCGGTGGTATGAAAAAGCGTGTGGCACTAGCACGCGCCTTGGTGCTAAGCCCAAAGGTGCTATTTTTAGACGAGCCAAACTCTGGGCTAGACCCGGCCAGTTCTCGCTTGCTAGACCGCCTTATCTGCGAGCTAAGAGAGGATCTTGGTATCACTGTTGTCATGGTAACACATGATATAGATAGCATTTTTACTATTTTAGATAGATTTCTTATTTTAGAGGGGCATAAAATCGCTTATGAGGGGGATTTAGCAGGGGCGAAGGTTATGGAGAATAATCCACTAGCTGGGATGTTTAAACTGCGAAGTTAA
- a CDS encoding MlaE family ABC transporter permease: MQIEFSNNTIFLHGEFDYKITGSQLKKLSALLAQKNTSLDLKGLKSLDYAGAYFLKEHFKGSNIVGASGNISRILDFAGFKSYELPKSVELSLIERLGMLLLNAKTQSIAIISFIGQVLIMILDSLIRPWRIRLKELSNHIISAGISAIFIVGLTAFLIGIVLAYQGAVMLERFGASVLVVDIMGIITLREIAPLIASIVVAGRSASSFTAQIGVMKITEELYAMETMGFAPFRFVVMPRILALIFVMPVVILCADFISLFGQAFVCNWYLGLDFESYLNRFSANVDMRHFWVGLVKAPIFGALIATIGCLRGYEVDGSTESVGKLTTKSVVNAIFWIIALDAVFSVIFTELQI, from the coding sequence ATGCAAATTGAGTTTAGCAATAATACCATTTTTTTACATGGCGAGTTTGATTATAAGATTACAGGCTCGCAATTAAAAAAGCTCTCAGCTCTTCTAGCACAGAAAAATACTAGCCTTGATTTAAAGGGTTTAAAAAGCCTTGATTATGCTGGGGCGTATTTTTTAAAAGAGCATTTTAAGGGCTCTAATATAGTGGGTGCTAGTGGGAATATTAGCAGAATTCTAGATTTTGCGGGTTTTAAAAGCTACGAGCTGCCAAAAAGCGTGGAGCTTAGCCTGATCGAGCGACTAGGTATGCTTCTACTGAACGCAAAGACCCAGAGTATAGCGATAATAAGCTTCATCGGTCAAGTGCTAATAATGATCCTAGATTCTCTAATACGTCCGTGGCGCATAAGGCTAAAAGAACTTAGCAATCACATAATAAGTGCTGGAATTTCTGCGATTTTTATCGTGGGGCTAACGGCTTTTCTTATCGGTATTGTCCTAGCATATCAAGGTGCTGTCATGCTAGAGCGCTTTGGGGCTAGTGTGCTGGTTGTGGATATCATGGGTATTATTACCTTGCGTGAGATTGCGCCACTTATTGCTTCTATTGTAGTAGCTGGGCGCTCTGCTTCTAGCTTTACAGCGCAAATCGGCGTTATGAAAATCACAGAAGAGCTCTATGCTATGGAAACTATGGGCTTTGCGCCTTTTCGTTTTGTTGTTATGCCACGCATTTTAGCTCTTATTTTTGTTATGCCTGTGGTTATTCTTTGTGCTGATTTTATCAGTCTTTTTGGACAGGCCTTTGTGTGTAACTGGTATTTGGGGCTAGATTTTGAGAGTTATTTAAATAGATTTAGCGCAAATGTAGATATGCGCCATTTTTGGGTGGGGCTTGTAAAAGCACCTATTTTTGGTGCGCTAATAGCTACTATTGGCTGTTTGCGTGGATATGAGGTAGATGGTAGTACTGAGAGTGTTGGTAAGCTTACTACAAAAAGCGTGGTAAATGCGATATTTTGGATAATTGCGCTTGATGCGGTATTTAGCGTGATTTTTACAGAGTTGCAGATATGA
- a CDS encoding DUF2972 domain-containing protein translates to MDIVQEGQKGSFGCYCLLHKKLLAMKKVKELGYTKKAYLQITNLILDSDAKKLYSLIDTSVAINIIRDPISVLRTMVTLPNFADEFSIDDDEGKGTGLFLSDEPKAIFSKNPIHYGGIIDKNGNKIARISPELNAIPGWLEDREQMFHDGILYDYFKDNIKELYIKQTSDFAGGRGFDAMSELAGTLDFDKPDKKDRWLFEKHVGEMKNLLPITLYANEKDELFSNKIKTNRNDKNFNKNSAKIVLCTRFNENNRLKPERDISELFSLPDPLLRVFVDKPSDAVKLLRSPDLLKKAQLYIEKLSHEVLQKASELEANRKLFNENDILEYFRKHEKERKLAATLIKEHLKYQKQKAPNIIESFKYYKEFEKMCLELDGTKL, encoded by the coding sequence ATGGATATCGTCCAAGAGGGGCAAAAAGGCTCTTTTGGCTGCTACTGCCTACTACACAAAAAACTACTTGCTATGAAAAAAGTAAAAGAGCTAGGTTACACAAAAAAAGCTTATTTACAAATCACAAATCTAATTTTGGATAGTGACGCCAAAAAACTTTATAGCCTAATTGATACTAGCGTGGCTATAAATATAATAAGAGATCCTATTAGCGTACTTCGCACAATGGTAACTTTGCCAAACTTCGCAGATGAGTTTAGCATAGATGATGATGAGGGCAAAGGCACAGGGCTTTTTTTAAGCGATGAGCCAAAGGCTATTTTTAGCAAAAATCCTATCCATTATGGAGGGATTATAGATAAAAACGGCAACAAAATAGCTAGAATTTCTCCAGAGCTTAACGCAATCCCAGGCTGGCTAGAAGATAGAGAGCAAATGTTTCACGATGGAATTTTGTATGATTATTTTAAAGATAATATAAAAGAGCTTTATATCAAGCAAACTAGCGACTTTGCTGGTGGTAGGGGCTTTGATGCTATGAGTGAGCTTGCTGGTACTTTGGACTTTGATAAGCCTGATAAAAAAGACCGCTGGCTCTTTGAAAAGCATGTAGGAGAGATGAAAAATCTACTGCCTATCACGCTTTATGCAAATGAAAAAGATGAGCTATTTTCTAATAAAATAAAAACTAATAGAAACGATAAAAACTTTAACAAAAATAGTGCAAAAATAGTGCTTTGTACTAGATTCAATGAAAACAACCGCCTAAAACCAGAACGAGATATAAGCGAGCTTTTTTCTTTGCCAGATCCATTGCTTCGTGTTTTTGTAGATAAGCCAAGTGACGCTGTAAAGCTGCTAAGAAGCCCTGACTTGCTAAAAAAAGCACAACTCTACATAGAAAAACTAAGCCACGAAGTGCTACAAAAAGCTAGCGAGCTTGAAGCAAATAGAAAGCTTTTTAATGAAAATGATATTTTAGAGTATTTTCGTAAGCATGAAAAAGAGCGCAAACTAGCAGCCACTCTCATAAAAGAGCATCTAAAATACCAAAAACAAAAAGCCCCAAATATAATAGAAAGCTTTAAATACTACAAAGAGTTTGAAAAAATGTGCCTTGAGCTTGATGGCACAAAACTTTAA
- a CDS encoding DUF2972 domain-containing protein has protein sequence MSLTQIAQIAKLDHTDKETLDILALYENQIISWLNSKEFHSSHWASKSYVPLLNPDSLDYAFLHPFHAWTLNLPLKHYDFVAFGSKFSGLDAARGYLLACDAHGISHAGSSSCESYMSFYQNLLIYADMKEKGEISSIYLLLDDFVLDNDANKLYSLIDASLALHVVRDPISALCASLCASKLSSDFIFDENSDLQAALQSPNSDINSHLSNIKELFHDGFMFKLLSQSMKSLCLKEYSDFSGENAFATTKGIASTLGLKAPQNGSFFSGDPQSFAGILPLKIQVNTELCLYLTSVYDTQFGIYKDSDISPAFTLAHSSMRVLLAKPDDALTLLKNKKLFAETKELVELASKKVLELKKGSNINEAEILEFLLTHNDARKLAKSVLDQHLMLLKQLAPALVQSFSRYQAFELLCAKDI, from the coding sequence ATGAGCCTAACACAAATCGCACAAATAGCAAAGCTAGACCACACAGATAAAGAAACGCTAGATATCCTAGCTTTGTATGAAAATCAAATCATCTCATGGCTAAATAGCAAGGAATTCCACTCTAGCCACTGGGCAAGTAAATCTTATGTGCCATTACTAAATCCAGATAGCTTAGATTATGCTTTTTTACATCCCTTTCATGCATGGACGCTAAATCTGCCTTTAAAGCACTATGATTTTGTAGCCTTTGGCTCAAAGTTTAGTGGCTTAGATGCTGCTAGGGGGTATTTGCTAGCTTGCGATGCTCACGGCATTAGCCATGCTGGCTCTAGCAGCTGTGAGAGCTATATGAGTTTTTACCAAAACCTTTTAATCTACGCTGATATGAAAGAAAAAGGCGAGATTTCTAGCATATATTTGCTACTTGATGATTTTGTGCTAGATAATGATGCCAACAAACTATATAGTCTAATTGATGCTAGTTTGGCTTTGCATGTGGTGCGTGATCCTATTTCAGCTTTATGCGCTAGTCTTTGTGCTAGCAAGCTTAGCTCAGATTTTATATTTGATGAAAACTCTGATCTTCAAGCAGCCTTGCAAAGTCCAAATAGCGATATAAACTCTCATCTCTCAAACATAAAAGAGCTTTTTCACGACGGCTTTATGTTTAAACTTCTTAGCCAGAGTATGAAAAGCTTATGTTTAAAAGAGTATAGCGATTTTAGCGGCGAAAATGCCTTTGCTACAACGAAGGGGATTGCAAGCACGCTAGGGCTAAAAGCCCCACAAAATGGCAGTTTTTTTAGCGGGGATCCGCAGAGCTTTGCTGGTATTTTGCCTCTAAAAATCCAAGTAAATACCGAGCTTTGCTTGTATCTTACTTCTGTTTATGATACCCAGTTTGGCATTTACAAAGACAGCGATATCAGCCCTGCTTTTACCCTGGCTCATAGTAGTATGCGCGTGCTGCTAGCAAAGCCAGATGATGCCCTAACCCTGCTAAAAAATAAAAAGCTTTTTGCCGAAACAAAAGAGTTAGTAGAACTTGCTAGCAAAAAAGTTTTAGAGCTTAAAAAAGGATCTAATATTAACGAAGCTGAAATTTTGGAGTTTTTGCTCACCCATAATGACGCGCGCAAGCTAGCAAAGAGCGTGTTAGATCAGCATTTAATGCTCTTAAAACAACTAGCCCCAGCCCTAGTTCAAAGCTTTTCACGCTACCAAGCCTTTGAGCTACTTTGCGCAAAAGATATATAA